In the Trichocoleus desertorum ATA4-8-CV12 genome, one interval contains:
- the aroF gene encoding 3-deoxy-7-phosphoheptulonate synthase, producing MLNAKLASKAHANHKSVIQLSDHVTVGGKDLLIVGGPCTVENLAQMEAVASRLLTAPIQALRGGVYKPRTSPYAFQGMGAEGLEILKAVRQRYHLPVVTEVMAISQIEEIAAHADMLQIGSRNMQNYDLLKALGQAGKPILLKRGLSATIEEFVLAAEYILAHGNPDVVLCERGIRSFDPYTRNVLDLGAVAALRQITHLPIIVDPSHAAGKRELVADLARAAIACGADGLIIECHPEPEQSVSDARQALSLEEIAELVASLKPIATAVGRSIAEMNTRPLVPVLAGMVGVK from the coding sequence ATGTTAAATGCCAAACTCGCTAGCAAAGCCCACGCCAACCACAAAAGCGTGATTCAACTATCTGATCACGTGACCGTTGGAGGTAAGGATCTGCTGATTGTCGGTGGTCCTTGCACTGTGGAAAACCTAGCCCAGATGGAAGCTGTGGCTAGCCGCCTACTCACAGCTCCGATTCAAGCGCTACGGGGTGGGGTTTACAAGCCTCGTACCTCTCCCTACGCTTTCCAAGGCATGGGAGCGGAAGGGTTGGAGATTCTGAAGGCAGTGCGGCAACGCTACCACTTGCCCGTCGTGACTGAAGTAATGGCCATTTCTCAGATCGAGGAAATTGCGGCTCATGCCGATATGTTGCAGATTGGTAGCCGCAACATGCAGAACTACGACTTGCTCAAAGCACTGGGTCAAGCAGGCAAACCGATTTTGCTGAAGCGGGGTCTCTCCGCCACGATTGAGGAATTTGTTCTGGCAGCAGAATACATCCTGGCTCACGGCAATCCCGATGTCGTGTTGTGCGAACGCGGGATTCGCAGCTTCGACCCCTACACCCGTAACGTTCTCGACTTGGGTGCGGTTGCTGCCCTAAGGCAAATCACCCATCTGCCGATCATTGTTGACCCCAGCCATGCCGCTGGAAAGCGAGAACTAGTGGCAGATCTAGCGAGAGCTGCGATCGCCTGTGGTGCTGATGGCCTGATCATTGAATGCCACCCAGAACCAGAGCAATCAGTCTCAGATGCTCGCCAAGCCCTCTCCTTAGAAGAGATAGCGGAACTAGTAGCGAGCTTGAAACCGATCGCGACTGCGGTTGGGCGAAGCATTGCAGAAATGAATACCCGTCCTCTAGTTCCGGTTTTGGCGGGAATGGTGGGCGTTAAGTAA
- the rpsU gene encoding 30S ribosomal protein S21, whose protein sequence is MTQIVLGENEGIESALRRFKRQVSKAGILADVKRQRFFETPQDKEKRKALARRRKHRFH, encoded by the coding sequence ATGACCCAAATTGTTCTGGGCGAAAACGAAGGAATTGAGTCAGCGCTACGTCGCTTCAAACGTCAAGTTTCTAAAGCTGGAATTCTCGCTGACGTGAAGCGTCAACGCTTCTTTGAAACTCCTCAGGACAAGGAGAAGCGTAAAGCGCTAGCCAGACGTCGCAAACATCGCTTTCACTAA
- a CDS encoding glycosyl hydrolase family 57 — MPALSQAASLPLLPELIDGLPNISGWEAEVRSVVKHDRPIFLPTTNIRLQDVSAAFAIALHMHQPMIPAGREGELISNLQYMFEHPYEGDNHNAGPFAYCYSRIADFMIDLVRQGCNPRIMLDYSGTLLWGLRQMGRGDILENLKRITCDRTYHPYVEWLGTFWGHALASTTPIPDLKLHIQAWQHHFAAIFGWDALARVKGFSLPEMHLPNHPDTLFELVKALKEAGYRWLLVQADTVETTTGQPLSQPHLPHQLVARSAEGETVSITALIKAQGADNQLVGQMQPYQEARTLNPQLVGQVMIPPLVAQMGDGENSGMMMNEFPSTFRNAWYDMSAQNQGHFGVVGLTGTEYLELIEAAGCSPENYPVCQAKGQYQIWQRVSETATPKAIARAITELKRENPSFQVKGISSAHALRWGQGNEPVSASMQKLSALFHQTLDPLLEAQSSNGEANPHPSALSSALTQQPRYRQALLYNLLVQTSCFHYWGQGMWTEYARTLYSRGKESISNNF; from the coding sequence ATGCCTGCCCTCAGTCAAGCAGCTAGTCTGCCGCTGCTTCCAGAACTGATTGATGGATTGCCCAATATTTCTGGCTGGGAGGCAGAAGTGCGATCGGTGGTGAAGCACGATCGCCCAATTTTTCTACCTACAACCAATATTCGCCTTCAGGATGTCTCCGCTGCTTTTGCGATCGCCCTCCACATGCACCAGCCCATGATTCCGGCAGGCCGAGAGGGAGAACTGATCAGCAATTTGCAGTATATGTTTGAGCATCCTTATGAAGGAGATAACCACAATGCTGGTCCCTTTGCCTACTGCTACAGCCGCATTGCCGACTTCATGATTGATCTGGTGCGTCAAGGTTGCAATCCTCGCATCATGCTGGATTACTCTGGCACTCTTTTGTGGGGGTTGCGGCAGATGGGTCGGGGAGACATTTTAGAAAACCTCAAGCGCATCACTTGCGATCGCACTTACCACCCTTATGTGGAGTGGCTCGGCACTTTCTGGGGACATGCGCTAGCCTCGACTACCCCAATTCCTGATTTGAAGCTGCATATTCAAGCTTGGCAACATCACTTTGCGGCTATTTTTGGCTGGGATGCTTTAGCGCGAGTGAAGGGATTTTCTCTACCAGAAATGCACCTCCCCAATCATCCTGACACGCTATTTGAACTAGTAAAAGCTCTAAAGGAAGCGGGTTATCGCTGGCTCCTCGTCCAAGCAGATACCGTAGAAACCACCACAGGCCAACCGCTATCGCAGCCCCATCTCCCCCATCAACTGGTAGCCCGCAGCGCTGAGGGAGAAACGGTCAGCATCACAGCCCTGATTAAAGCTCAAGGTGCTGACAATCAGTTAGTCGGGCAGATGCAGCCCTACCAAGAAGCTAGAACTCTCAACCCGCAACTCGTGGGTCAAGTCATGATCCCGCCATTGGTTGCTCAAATGGGTGATGGCGAAAATAGCGGCATGATGATGAATGAGTTTCCCAGTACTTTCAGAAATGCCTGGTATGACATGAGCGCCCAAAACCAAGGTCACTTTGGTGTCGTCGGCCTCACGGGCACCGAATATCTAGAACTCATAGAGGCGGCAGGTTGCAGCCCAGAGAATTACCCAGTTTGTCAGGCCAAGGGTCAGTACCAAATTTGGCAACGAGTCTCCGAAACTGCGACTCCCAAGGCGATCGCGCGAGCCATTACCGAACTCAAGCGAGAAAATCCTAGTTTTCAGGTAAAGGGGATTTCCTCGGCTCATGCCCTGCGCTGGGGCCAAGGCAACGAGCCTGTTTCGGCTTCCATGCAGAAACTCAGTGCATTGTTTCATCAAACCCTTGATCCTCTCCTGGAAGCTCAATCAAGCAATGGCGAAGCTAACCCTCACCCTAGTGCGTTAAGCTCTGCCTTAACTCAGCAGCCCCGTTACCGCCAAGCTCTCCTTTACAACCTGTTAGTCCAAACCAGTTGTTTTCATTATTGGGGTCAGGGAATGTGGACTGAATATGCCCGTACGCTCTACAGTCGAGGTAAAGAAAGTATCTCTAATAATTTCTAA
- a CDS encoding RNA-binding protein: MSIYVGNLSYDVTQDDLNAVFAEYGTVKRVQLPLDRETGRPRGFGFVEMSTEAEETAAIEALDGAEWMGRDLRVNKAKPREERSGSGGGRGRDDRNSWGNSGGGGGGGRGYSRY; this comes from the coding sequence ATGTCCATTTACGTCGGTAATCTGTCTTACGATGTCACGCAAGACGATTTAAATGCCGTTTTTGCAGAGTACGGCACTGTTAAGCGAGTTCAACTTCCCTTAGACCGGGAAACGGGACGCCCCCGTGGTTTTGGCTTTGTCGAAATGTCCACAGAAGCAGAAGAAACAGCAGCAATCGAGGCTCTTGATGGCGCTGAGTGGATGGGTCGGGATCTAAGAGTTAATAAAGCTAAGCCCCGTGAAGAGCGTAGCGGCAGCGGTGGTGGTAGAGGTCGTGACGATCGCAATAGCTGGGGTAACAGCGGCGGTGGCGGCGGTGGCGGCAGAGGCTACTCCCGCTATTAA